From Balneola sp. MJW-20:
AGTGTGCGTTCGTTCATCATATATATTATGCGCGTATTCAGTCTGAATCTCACGGAATCTTCCTTCCGAAATATATTCTTCTGCTTTTTTCCAGTTAATCGCCGCTATGAAGTCTTTATCATTCTGAGAGGCATTTACTTCAAGCAGAGTGTTAGCCTCTTCAGTGTTATAGGTTGAAAAGAACATCCATCCGTGAGATTTTCCTCTCCCTGGGTGAGCAAGGTCATAATTAAATCCAGGTAAAAGGATCTGAAATGCCAAGTCCATATGACCGCTCTCTTCATCTACACTAACAAAGGATACTGCTCCCTTAAAATTGCTCTTATACTCATCGATAGACATATCACGCTGCGGCACCGGAACTGAAAACCGGGTTCCAGCAACTACATATTCAGAGTTTTCTGTAACGAAAGAAGAACTATGATTACCGGCACTATTTGGAATTTCGATCACTTCTTCCGTTTCAAAAGTCTCGAGGCTTATCCGGGCGATCCTTGGTGTATTATTTGCGTTCACAAATATCCAGCGACCATCCAGTTCACCGTTGGTCTGAGATATATCCGGATGATGCAGGTCATCCCATGGAATAAAACCATGAGAGGTGTTAAGCAATGGTTTGGTTTCTTCTGAGTAACCGTAACCGGATGTGGGAAACTGAGAAAAGACCGGAATCTCTTTAAACATACGTCCGGATGGTAACCCATAAACAGTTAGATTTCCGCTGTAACCTCCCGACAGGAAGGCATAATAATCGTCCTGTTCTCCCGGTGCTACATATACTCTTTCCGCTATATTACCGCTTAGTGCCCCCTGGTTTCCTCCGGTATATGAGCAGGATGTGAGCATCAGTGCTACTCCTGACAGGATACAAGTGTTGAGGATGTTTGTTTTAATTTTCATCATTCAATCCCTTTGATTGGTTTAGGTTAAATCAATTATTCTGACGGCAAAATGACGGAGTCAACCACATGAATGATTCCGTTGGAAGTTGGAATAGTAGCCAGAATAGTAGCTCCGCCGACCTGTACTTTATCTCCATCTACATTAATCTCCAGATAGTCACCGGTAGCCATGTAGAGCGTCCGGCCCTTTTCTGCTGACTTGATCAGTGATTCCTTATCATATGATCCGGGTGCTGCATGCCTTGTCAGGATAGTTGCAAGATCAGCCTTATTCTCCGGTCTAAGCAGATTATCCACGGTACCGGCAGGAAGAGCATCAAATGCAGTGTTCACTGGTGCGAATACAGTCAGAGGTCCGGCATTGACCAATACATGCTCGATGCCGGCAGCTTCAACAGCCGCCACCAGTGTGGTATGATCCTCTGAACCCATAGCTACCTGAAGTATATTTTTATCAGAGTCATTGTCGACCACAGAAGCCTGGCCTTTTGGGCGGGTATTTTCAAGGGCAGAAAAATTGCCTTCATCACCCGTCCGGCCACAGGCCAGTATCGAGGTGACTATCAATCCAAGAACCAGATGGTATTTTATGTATTTCATAATGTGTGATTATAGAGTTCGGAAATATTCAAGAATTGCTCGTGCTTCTTCTTCACTTAAGTTCTGATTGGCCATGGGGGTACCGTTATACTCGATCAATAATGCTTTAGCCACTGGATCTTCTTTTACCATACCATCCGGATTCATTATCATATTCATGACCCAGGCCGGATTTCTGCGTTCCAATATGCCGGTAGGATTCGGCCCTATATATTTTTTATCGGTTTTATGACATGCGGTACATTTAGCCTCAAATACATTTTTCCCTTTTTTTGCCAAATCCTGATCTATGGTATCCGGAAGTTTGAGTTCATCTATCGGACCTACCCCATTTTCTGATACAGTTTCCAGATCCGCTGTCCTTGGTGCTGATTCACTTTTATTATTATCCGGTCCACCTGAACAGGAAATAAGTCCGGAAACGAGAAAGATTACTATGAGTCGCTGCATATTTCTCCTTTTTGCCAGTATTTTAATATTCGTTTGTGAATTTTAGATAAAGAGATATTTTTATCTTTTTTTGTATATTCATTAGAAAATGATGTTCTCAACCTCTACTCAGTATGCTATAAGGGCGATCGTATTTATGGCCCGGAATAAAAGCGATCGAAAATTCCGGGCGGCAGAAGTCGCAGATGAGCTGGATATACCTACCCCCTATCTGAGCAAGGTCTTACAGCGATTGGCCAGAAACGGAATAGTCTCTTCCAGCAAAGGCCCTGGGGGTGGATTTTTTGTTGACGATAGTAACCTCAAAATGAGAATGATCGATGTGATCACTACAATGGAGGGACCCAGAATTTTCAATAAATGTATACTGGGACTGGACAGCTGCAACGAAAAGAATCCGTGCTTTTTGCATGAAGAATATACTCAGATCAAAAAGATCCTGGATAAACCACTCTATGAAAAAGATTTTGAGGACCTCATCAACCAATATGAGTGATCAGGAGCTGATCATTTTATTGATACAATAACCAATCGCATACTTATAGCGATCAACCCGATATTCGATCGGTAAAGAGAACCGTAAAATACCCTCAGTTCTCACTCGTCTTGATAAACAGGGGCTGCATTTCAAAGCTCTTAAAATAAGGCCGCAACCGCTCAGTATTATAATGCCGTTTCACGTCTACCAGCTTCTTTTTACTGGTTACAATATCCACCGGGTATTGAAAAGTACCATTAAAACCGATCTTAAGGTTTATTTGCTGTTTTGAACCTAATAGACCAATACCTTCTCCTTGTCAAAGCAGGCCTTTGTGTTATCGATCAGCTCCGGGGTAGGCTCATCAATTTCGAATAACTCATATTCCATACCCAATGCTTCCCATTTATACTCACCCATTTTATGAAATGGAAGTATTTCCACTCTTTCTACATTTCCAAGTCTTTTAGCATATGCCGCCAATCGTTCAATAGCCTCTACTTCATCCGTGTAGCCTGGAACTAATACATAACGCAACCAGACCGGTATATTCAAAGCGGCAAGCCGTTCGGCAAAATCCAGTGTGGGTTGCAGGTCCACTCCGGTAACTCTTTTATACCCTTCAGGGTCAAAATGTTTTATATCCAGCAACACCAGGTCCGTATAAGAAAGCAGTTCATCATCCGCTTTAGCACCCAGAAACCCTGAGGTATCAAGAGCAGTATGAAGCCCCAAAAGCTTACACCCTTCAAATATGGTTTTTACGAATTCAGGCTGCCAAAGCGGTTCACCTCCAGACAGAGTAACCCCACCGCTCATGGACTGAAGCATCTCTTTTTGCCGGGCGATATCCCTCAGTTCTGTATAAGCGTCCGTTTTTGTACCTCCCTTATGACGTCTGGTATCCGGATTATGACAATACACACATTTTAACGGGCAACCGTTTAAAAAGAGAACACGTCGTATTCCGGGACCATCTAAAGTACCCGCTGTCTCGATAGAGTGAAGATATCCTGTTACATTTTTCATAGCCTTTACCTCATTTTTAAAAACCGGAGTGATGCTATATTGACCAGTCACTCCGGTTTATTTACGACCTCTTAGAAATGGTTTTTTCTTGCGTTTTCTAGTTCTTTTCGTGGAAGGTTCTGGATATCACATCCATCTGTTGTTCTTTAGTCAATTTGTTGAAATTGACTGCATATCCGGAAACACGAATCGTAAGCTGTGGATATTTTTCCGGATGTTCCATGGCATCAACCAGGGTATCACGGTCAAATACATTCACATTAACATGGTGTCCTCCTTCATTGAAATAACCATCCAACAGATTCATCATATTTGTGATTCGGTCTTCTTCAGAACGCCCCAGTGCTCCCGGTACTATGGAAAAGGTATAAGAGATACCGTCCTGAGCGTACTCATAAGGAAGTTTAGCTACAGACCGCATACTTGCAACCGCTCCATTCCTGTCACGTCCATGCATCGGATTGGCCCCGGGACCGAAGGGTTCTCCCTTCTTTCGGCCGTCCGGTGTATTTCCGGTCTTGTTACCATACACTACGTTTGAAGTGATCGTCAGAATTGACTGAGTGGGTACCGAATTCCTGTACGAAGGCTGCTTTTTGAGTTTCTGCATGAAGATCTTAACCAGGTCTCTTGCAATGCTGTCGACCCGATCGTCGTCATTACCGAATAAAGGGAATTCGCCGGTTGTCTCGAAGTCTGTGGCCAGACCGTTCTTATCCCTTATGATCCTAACCTTAGCGTATTTACAGGCACTCAGAGAATCGGCAACCACCGAAAGACCGGCAATACCACATGCCATGGTGCGGAATACATCCCGGTCGTGCAGGGCCATTTCCAGACGCTCGTAATAGTATTTATCATGCATGAAGTGGATCACATTCAGCGCATTCATATAGGTAGCTGCCAGCCAGTCCATCATGCTGTCAAATTTTGGCATCAGCTCCTCATATGTGAGAAGGTCTCCGGTGATCGGGGCAAATTCAGGACCTACCTGCTCACCGCTCACCTCATCTTTACCACCATTGATGGCATAAAGTAAAGTCTTTGCAAGGTTAGCCCGTGCACCGAAGTACTGCATCTGCTTTCCGATCTTCATAGCAGAAACGCAGCATGCAATTCCGTAATCATCTCCCCAGTAGCTGCGCATCAAATCATCATTTTCATATTGCAGTGAAGAAGTTTCAATGGAGGTGTTTACGCAGAATTTTTTGAATCCTTCCGGCAGCTTTTCCGACCATAGAACGGTAAGGTTCGGCTCAGGTGCTGGTCCCAGGTTGTGAAGGGTCTGAAGGAAGCGGAAAGAGGTTCTGGAAACCATCGTCCGGCCATCGAGACCCATACCGCCAATCACCTCTGTAACCCAAGTAGGATCGCCGGAAAACAATTCATCATATTCCGGGGGTCGCATAAAACGGACCATCCTAAGCTTCATGACCAGGTGATCGATCAGTTCCTGGGCATCAGCTTCCATGAGCGTGTCTTCTTCAATGTCACGCTGAATGTAGATATCAAGGAAGGTGGATACCCTCCCGAATGACATGGCCGCTCCGTTTTGTTCTTTAACTGCAGCCAGATAACCGAAATACACCCATTGAACTGCTTCTTTAGCATTATTAGCCGGCTTAGAAATGTCAAAGCCATAACCAGCTGCCATCTCTTTCAGCTCGCCTAGCGACCGTAACTGTTCGTTCAGTTCTTCTCTCAGTCGGATCGTTTCTTCATCCAGATTGTGAAGTTCCAGCGAGTCTAATTGCTCCTGTTTGTCTTCGATCAATCGGTCGATGCCATATAATGCTACCCGGCGATAATCTCCGATAATTCTTCCCCGGGCATAAGCATCAGGCAGACCAGTTACTATACCAGAAGATCGGGCCTTACGGATCTCACTGGTGTATCCGTCAAATACCCCGTCGTTATGGGTCTTACGGATAGCTGCAAATGCTTTTCTGGTCTCTTCGGAAAAATTAAAACCGTTGCTTTCTAATGCCTTCTGAGCCATTCTGACCCCGCCAAAAGGCATCATAGATCTTTTAAGGGGCGCATCAGTCTGCAAACCAACTATACGTTCCAGTTCGCGGTCAATATACCCGGGTGCATGGGAAACAATAGATGAGACCAGCTCTGAGTCGGCATCCAGTACACCCTCTTTCTGTTCTTTTACCATCAGGTTAAGTACCTGTTGCCACAACAAACTGGTAATATCAGTAGCTCCGCTTAAAAATGAATCGTCTCCTTCGTAGGGAGAATAATTCTTCTGAATAAAATCTCTTACATCAATTTCATTATTCCAGATCCCGGGCGTAAATCCCCTGTAATATTCAGGGGTTTCATCGGTCATGAATGGCAAAAGATCACTGTTCTTAGTTGTTTTCATGATAGCGTGTTTTATAGGGTAATTAATAATCAGAAGATCACTTTTGTTTGATGGTCTTCAATCATTGAGTTCATATTCTTGCCCCATAGTAGACCAGAATTGTGAAGAGCGCGTAAATTTCCGGCCTATTATTGAGGTTCTAACTAATTGATAACAATTAGTTTATATTGGAAGCGCTTCCAGCTTATATGACCCAAAACCACCGCTTCATTTCATTTATTTCTGACTTCAGGCTGATTCCCTATTTACCCGCTTTACTTCGAGTTTCATAAGCAGCGATACGATCAGTGCTATGACGAATGCCCCTCCGAATACATACAGACTTTGCTGATAACTTTCTGTCTGCTCATATACATAAGAGTTTAGCAGAGGGCCCGCGATACCTGCCAATGACCAGGCCGTCAATATAAAGCCGTGAATAGTGGGCATCTCGTCCAGCCCGAACAGGTCGCTTATATAAGCCGGTATACTGGCAAATCCTCCCCCATAACAGGTCAGAATCACGAAAGTAACTACCATGAAGAGTATTGGCTGGGTAGTGAGATTCGCTAATAGCGGAAAGGCAATGATCTGAATAAGAAAAAAAGCTATATAAGTGTTACTTCTTCCGATATAATCAGATAGTGATGCCCAGAATATTCGCCCAAGTCCATTAAATAGTGATATACCCATAACCAGCAGGGTTGACATTTCTACCGATAATCGGACCATCTCATAGCCCATTTTTTTGGCTGTAGCAATTACGGCGATACCACAGGATACATTGATAAATAACATGATCCATAATCCGTAAAATCCTGGAGTTTTCAGGGCATCCAGGGCAGTGACTTCTTTTACCTTTAAAACCTTTCTTTTACTTGCCCCGTTTTCTCCCTTGAAATATTGCTCAGCATAATCGTCCGGTGGCGGCTTTATATATAATGCACTCGGTACCATCACCAAAAGATATATGAGCCCGAGAGCAGCAAATGCAAATACGATAGATGATTTTTTATATAACACAACCGTATGAAAAGGAGCAATTCCTGATTCCAGAATCCGGTATTCCTCTTCACCATCTCTTCCATCACGTTTCAGTTCCCTGAGCTCTGACTCCTGAGTTTTGAAATCCTCAAGCGCCGGTAATCCGGTTAACAGGGAATCCAGTTTTTCGGGATCAGATACCGCTAAATCAGTATAAACGGTCGCAGATATTTCCCTGGGAAGTACCTGTTCGCTCACAGCAGGATTAAATACATCGATCAGGTGGGCACATACCAGTCCGCCAAAACCGAATCCCATTATAGCCAGACCGGTCGCTAATCCCCGTCGGTCCGGAAACCATTTCACAAGTGTCGAAACCGGTGAAATATATCCCAGTCCGAGTCCTATACCGCTGATCACACCAAAGAACAGGTAGAACAGCCAGATACTTTCCAGGTAACAAGCCAGAGCCGAACCGAATAATCCTATAGTGAAGAAAGCAGCTGATAATAACCCGCCTTTTGAAGGCCCGTGTTTCTCGATATAACGGCCTAAAAATGCAGCCGAGATCCCCAAAAAGAATATGGCAATACTAAAGGCCATTGATGTGCTGGTTGCGGACCATCCGAAAGTATTTTCCAGCGGCATCTTCCAGGCGCTGTAGGCATAAACTGATCCGATTGATATATGAATTCCCACAGCCGAGGCTGCTATAAGCCATCTATTCTTCATGATATACCGACCTTTTAAATTCTCTTAGTAATTGAACTTTCTGATCGGCTATATAAAACAGCTATGTTAATCTTGTATGAAGGGCCAAATCCTTGAATACACTGAATAACAAGACTTATCCATAAGCAACTACCACTTTGGTGATCCTGAAGTTGATAAAATCACATCATAATGCTTGCAGTCATCAGTTCTCACTCGTCATGATAAACAGGGGCTGCATTTCAAAGCTTTTAAAATAAGGCCGCAACCGCTCGGTATTATAATGCCGTTTCACGTCTACCAGCTTCTTTTTACTGGTTACAATATCCACCGGAATATTATCATACCGGCCATTTTTCAGCACAACTAAACGTCCGTGCATATTTTGAAGGATCAGATCCAGAGCAAGGTTACCATAGGCCATCGGAACTATAGAATCAATTGCATCGGGATCCCCCCCTCTTACCAAGTAACCAAGTTTCTGATTAATGATATTTACACTTTTTCCGTCGTTGAACTTCGGAGACCAAGATTTTAATTCTGCGGAGATCAGGTCTCCGATCCCGCCTAATTTTTTATGGCCATAGGCATCCGTTGTCGCATTCTCGAAGATCATCTCTCCTCCTTTGAACATCGCTCCCTCAGAAACCAGCAGCATGGAATAGTTACTCGGGTTCTTCTTTCGGTCATAGGACATAAGTTCAGTCAGATGCTCCATTTCAAATTCATGCTCCGGAATTACACACCGGTTAGCGGCTCCGGCCATGGTCGGAAGCATAGCGGTAAAGCCTGCATATCTTCCAAATACTTCCATTACCAGGAAACGCTCATGAGAACCCGCGGAGGTGCGAAGATTGTTGGCGTGCTGAATGGTCCGCGTTACACAGGTACTGAAGCCAATACAGTAATCAGTACCCGGCACATCGTTATCCATCGTTTTAGGGATCGCAATGACCTTAATACCTTTTCGGTACAGATGAACACCATAACTCAGAGTATCATCACCCCCGATCGGGATCAGAAAATCGATACCTACCCACTCCAGGTTCCTGATCACTTCCTCGGTCAGGTCATTTATTTCTTCATTGTACTTTTCCTGGAGAAATGAAGGGACTTCTGCTTTTTTTACATGACTGGGCCGGGTACGAGAAGTATGTAAGAAAGTGCCGCCGGTACGTCCCGCTTTATTAACGATATCTTCACTTAGTTCAACAAAATTCCGGGTGTTGTCATGCTTTTTATCCCTTATGATATCGATGAGACCGGCCCATCCTCTCCTGAAACCGACCACGCGATAACCTTCTCTTATAGCCCGGATCGTAATAGCTCTTATAGCCGGATTTAATCCCGGCACATCTCCACCACCGGTTAAGATCCCTATGGTTCCTTTATAAGTCGCTTTCCTGGCCATACATCCTCCATTAATAATCGTGTATTTGCTGATCATACCATTCTATCATGAAGCATTGATGAACCTAAACCGGGACTTAGCCTTCATATAATCTTTAAAAAAATATGTTAGTAGTTAATATTCACTCAGTTCAAAGTGGGGGAGTTTTGAAAAAGCAAATTGTAATAGTAGGATCAAGTTTTGCCGGATATACCACTGCGGTTCAACTGGCTAAGGCGGTCGGCCAAAAGCATAATATTGTGGTTATTGACAAGAAGCCCGAATTCATATTCACCCCTTCTATGGTGTGGTATCCATTTGGCCACGATAATATTGAAAAGAGTTCTTTTGATACCCGTCCCATCTATGAAGAACTGGATATTACTTTCATCCAGGGCAATGTATATGGTTTTGACCTGAAGGATCAGCAGATATATATGTCTGACCGAAATATAGAATATGATTATCTGGTTCTAGCTACCGGAAGCTCTCCTCGCTATTCCAGTATCAAAGGCCTGAAACCCGGAAAAAACTCCTGTACTGTTTGTTATGATTTTGAGCAGGCAGAGAACACAAAAAAGGTCTGGAATGAATATCTGAATGATCCGGGTCCTATGGTTATCGGTTTTGCACAGTGGGCCGGATATTCATTTGTCGCATACGAGTTCTTATTTAACACCCTTTATTATCTTCACAAAGAAGATCTGCTTGGTAAGGTACCTGTTCATTTTGTGACTCCGGAACCCTACCTGACTCATTTAGGTATTGGAGGGCTTGGTAATGATCCGGAAAAAGCTCTTGAGCTGTTTAAGAGCTTTAATATTCAGGTACACCTGAATGCCGAAATTCATGAACTTAAATCATCGGATGTGGTTCTGAAAGATGGTACTCGCATCTCCTCTTCATTTACCATGATCATTCCTCCTTTTTATGGTGATAACACCATCAGGACCACCCGCGAACTGGCCGATGAGTGGGGTCGAATAAAGGTCACCGAACAGCTCCATCATCCTGAATACCCTAATGTTTTCGCTGCAGGCGGGTCAGTTTCTGTAATTCAAAAATCGGACAGTAAAGTTGGACTGGGAATTCCCTGCACTCATTCCCTATCTGAAATGATGGCGAAAGCAGTGGCCCAGAACATTGTAACTGATCTTAAGGGAGGCTTACATGTAGCATTGACTACCGATCAGATATACGACCTGATCCGAAAGGATATGCAATACTTAAATAAGATGATCTTCAAAGAATACTCAGAAGTTGACCAGGTCCTGGACTATATCTCTAAGGGCGCTAAAAAGAAATGGGCTGAGAACTCCATGAAAAAGTTTATTGAGTCTGCCTACTCTTAGATAACAGTCTGATCATAAAAAACTTATTCCATAACGGATTTTGAATATCATTACTCATTCCTCAAATTACGGCATTCTTAATTTTGCAATCATTTGCCATATCGTAACCGTTCATGAAACAGATTTCAATCTTCATCCTACTTATTTGCTTATCATTCGGAACCGCCTGTAACAATGGGCAAAAAGATGGGTCTGAATCCCCTGATAAATGGACAGTTGATTTCTTTGATGATTTCGACTCTTTCAATGCTGAAAACTGGCAGGACCAGCGAATATGGGTGAATAATGAAACCCAATGCTACGTACCGGATGGCAAATACGGTACCCGGGAAGTCAGCGATGGCACCCTCAAATTAAAAGTGGTCAATATCGGAGAAGAGATCCCCTGTGATAACATGGATAAATACGGTGAACAACATCCAAACACCAAATATGTAGCCGGACGGATCGCTTCCAAAAACCGTAAAGAGTTTGTCAAGGGTAAATGGACTGCGCGCTTACGTCTGTCCGGTAATGGGGAGCCGAGCCAGTTTCCTGCCTGGTGGATCTTAGGTGCTCAGAATAATGAACCCCCGGTTCAGGAAGAGGATGAAACCGTTTGCTGGCCAATGACCGGTTCAGGTGAGATCGATATTTTTGAGCATCACGGTGATCATCTTAAAAATGAGTTTACCACCGGAGCTATTAAGAGTTTAGGGGAATGCGATAAAGGAGACTGGTGGAGTATGCGATCAAACTTTCCGGCTAGCCTGGATGAATATCATGAATATTCCGTGGAATGGGAAGGCAGTGACCTGGTATACCGCCTGGACGGGGATGAGATATACCGAAACGAAGGTCAGGGAGACAACTACCCCGAGCCCATGTTTGCTATTTTAAACTATGCCAAGATCACAGATAACCCGATGGAGGGTGAATGGGTGATGGAAGTGGATTGGGTAAAGCATGAGTACACCGAGTAAATCATATTTGTCGGGCAATCCGAGACCAAAATATTATATTCTTTGATGTCCGGATTTATTTATATCAACGATGTAAGAACAACTTCCCTGGTCTAAAATAATTCAATTTCATGGCACGCCTAAACTCTTATCTGCTCACAATTATCCTTTTATTTATGTCATCATCCTCATGCACGAATGAACAAAAAAACACTACTGAAATGCAAAAAGAAAGCTATGATGCCGGGCTTGACTGGAAACTACACTGGTCAGATGAATTTGAGGGTGAGCAGCTGGACGAAAGCATATGGAACCGGCAGGTAGTTGAAGCAGGTCGATTCAATGAAGAATGGCAAAGATATACCGACAGCTCTAAGAATGCCTATCTGGAGAACGGATCCCTCGTGATCAAAGCTATTCATGAGAGTGCTCAGCATGGACCTGATCAGTATACCTCTGCCAGACTGAACACGGCCAATAAGTTCACCTTTAAATATGGAAAGCTGGCTGCACGGATCAAACTCCCTTACAGCAAAGGTATCTGGCCCGCCTTCTGGATGCTGGGCTCCGATATCAATGAGAACGGAGGTGATACCCCATGGCCCCAGAGCGGAGAAATAGATATCCTGGAATTATACGGCACCAAAAGTGATGCCGTGATCGAAGCAAATATTCACTATGCCGATTCCTCCGGTTCTCACACTCAAATGGGTGCGATAGAATATGAATTAGAGAATGGAAAGTTTGCAGATAATTTCCACATATTCGAGCTTGTATGGGATGAGGAGCAGATCTCCTGGCTGGTTGACGGAGAACAATTTGCCTCCACTCCTATCACTTCAGATGAGATGACGGAACTCCATAAGGAGTATTTTCTGCTGTTTAATATAGCGGTTGGAGGAAAATGGGCAGGCCGGCCGGATACCACCAGCGTATTCCCGCAATTCATGTATGTGGACTGGGTAAGGGTGTACAAAAAAGAGAATTCATCTGCACTATAAGCCTTACCCAGGAATGTAATAATTGAGTTTAGCCGATAATGGAACAGGATGAAATCATGGAAATAAAGCGACTTATATCCGATAAATTATAACGAACATAATCTCATAAAATCCCAGAGAAGGAATTTACTCTGTACCTTTCTCATGCTTAAATAAGATTCAGATCAATCCCAGCTCAGAATCACCTTGCCACAGCTTGCCGCTTCCATGATATCGAAGCCTTTTTGAAAATCATCGATGGGATACCGGTGGGTAATGATATCGGATATATCCAGTCCTGAGATCAGCATTTGCTCCATTTGATACCAGGTTTCATACATCTCTCTTCCGTAGATCCCCTTCAGGGTCAATCCCTTGAATATGATCTTATTCCAGTCTACCTGGGTTTTCTGTGGCAGGATACCCAGTAATGCAATTTTACCGGAATTATACATATGCGATACCATTTGATTGAAGGCTGCCGGTGCGCCCGAGCATTCCAGTCCAATATCAAATCCACGCATACCCATTTCGTGCATCACATTTCCCAGATCTTCTTTCAGGGGGTTTACAATACGGGTTGCCCCGAATTTACCGGCTAAGTCTGCACGATACTCACTGGTTTCGGTAGCAATGACATTCCGTGCTCCGGCAAACTTCGCGATGGCAATACACATGCTGCCGATCAATCCGGAGCCTGTGATCAATACGTCTTCCCCTACCACCGGAAAAGAAAGCGTTGTATGTGTGGCATTGCCCAATGGGTCCATTATGGATACGATCTCATCGGGAATCTGTTCGTTGATCTTTAGAACATTGGATGATGGAATTTTGAGGTACTCAGCAAATGCTCCGTTAATGTTGACCCCTACTCCTAAAGTCTTTTCACAAATATGCTGACGACCTCTTCTGCAGTTTCGGCAGTGTCCGCAAGCAATGTGACCTTCACCTGTAACACGGTCTCCTTCTTTAAACTCAGTGACCTCGGACCCTAATTTCGCAATGTGCCCCACATACTCGTGACCAATAGTCAGCCCCTGCGGGATGGTTTGTTGTGCCCAATCGTCCCATAAATAAATATGTAAATCGGTTCCGCAAATTGCTGTTTTCGAGATTTTGATGAGTACTTCATTAGGCCCGATCTCGGGTACGGGGATGTCTTCCATCCATAATCCTTTTTCGGGCTTGGTCTTAACCAGTGCTTTCATTTTTTCTTGCTGTC
This genomic window contains:
- a CDS encoding fasciclin domain-containing protein, translating into MKYIKYHLVLGLIVTSILACGRTGDEGNFSALENTRPKGQASVVDNDSDKNILQVAMGSEDHTTLVAAVEAAGIEHVLVNAGPLTVFAPVNTAFDALPAGTVDNLLRPENKADLATILTRHAAPGSYDKESLIKSAEKGRTLYMATGDYLEINVDGDKVQVGGATILATIPTSNGIIHVVDSVILPSE
- the pflA gene encoding pyruvate formate-lyase-activating protein, which gives rise to MKNVTGYLHSIETAGTLDGPGIRRVLFLNGCPLKCVYCHNPDTRRHKGGTKTDAYTELRDIARQKEMLQSMSGGVTLSGGEPLWQPEFVKTIFEGCKLLGLHTALDTSGFLGAKADDELLSYTDLVLLDIKHFDPEGYKRVTGVDLQPTLDFAERLAALNIPVWLRYVLVPGYTDEVEAIERLAAYAKRLGNVERVEILPFHKMGEYKWEALGMEYELFEIDEPTPELIDNTKACFDKEKVLVY
- the pflB gene encoding formate C-acetyltransferase, producing the protein MKTTKNSDLLPFMTDETPEYYRGFTPGIWNNEIDVRDFIQKNYSPYEGDDSFLSGATDITSLLWQQVLNLMVKEQKEGVLDADSELVSSIVSHAPGYIDRELERIVGLQTDAPLKRSMMPFGGVRMAQKALESNGFNFSEETRKAFAAIRKTHNDGVFDGYTSEIRKARSSGIVTGLPDAYARGRIIGDYRRVALYGIDRLIEDKQEQLDSLELHNLDEETIRLREELNEQLRSLGELKEMAAGYGFDISKPANNAKEAVQWVYFGYLAAVKEQNGAAMSFGRVSTFLDIYIQRDIEEDTLMEADAQELIDHLVMKLRMVRFMRPPEYDELFSGDPTWVTEVIGGMGLDGRTMVSRTSFRFLQTLHNLGPAPEPNLTVLWSEKLPEGFKKFCVNTSIETSSLQYENDDLMRSYWGDDYGIACCVSAMKIGKQMQYFGARANLAKTLLYAINGGKDEVSGEQVGPEFAPITGDLLTYEELMPKFDSMMDWLAATYMNALNVIHFMHDKYYYERLEMALHDRDVFRTMACGIAGLSVVADSLSACKYAKVRIIRDKNGLATDFETTGEFPLFGNDDDRVDSIARDLVKIFMQKLKKQPSYRNSVPTQSILTITSNVVYGNKTGNTPDGRKKGEPFGPGANPMHGRDRNGAVASMRSVAKLPYEYAQDGISYTFSIVPGALGRSEEDRITNMMNLLDGYFNEGGHHVNVNVFDRDTLVDAMEHPEKYPQLTIRVSGYAVNFNKLTKEQQMDVISRTFHEKN
- a CDS encoding Rrf2 family transcriptional regulator, with the translated sequence MMFSTSTQYAIRAIVFMARNKSDRKFRAAEVADELDIPTPYLSKVLQRLARNGIVSSSKGPGGGFFVDDSNLKMRMIDVITTMEGPRIFNKCILGLDSCNEKNPCFLHEEYTQIKKILDKPLYEKDFEDLINQYE
- a CDS encoding c-type cytochrome; this encodes MQRLIVIFLVSGLISCSGGPDNNKSESAPRTADLETVSENGVGPIDELKLPDTIDQDLAKKGKNVFEAKCTACHKTDKKYIGPNPTGILERRNPAWVMNMIMNPDGMVKEDPVAKALLIEYNGTPMANQNLSEEEARAILEYFRTL
- a CDS encoding OFA family MFS transporter, with amino-acid sequence MKNRWLIAASAVGIHISIGSVYAYSAWKMPLENTFGWSATSTSMAFSIAIFFLGISAAFLGRYIEKHGPSKGGLLSAAFFTIGLFGSALACYLESIWLFYLFFGVISGIGLGLGYISPVSTLVKWFPDRRGLATGLAIMGFGFGGLVCAHLIDVFNPAVSEQVLPREISATVYTDLAVSDPEKLDSLLTGLPALEDFKTQESELRELKRDGRDGEEEYRILESGIAPFHTVVLYKKSSIVFAFAALGLIYLLVMVPSALYIKPPPDDYAEQYFKGENGASKRKVLKVKEVTALDALKTPGFYGLWIMLFINVSCGIAVIATAKKMGYEMVRLSVEMSTLLVMGISLFNGLGRIFWASLSDYIGRSNTYIAFFLIQIIAFPLLANLTTQPILFMVVTFVILTCYGGGFASIPAYISDLFGLDEMPTIHGFILTAWSLAGIAGPLLNSYVYEQTESYQQSLYVFGGAFVIALIVSLLMKLEVKRVNRESA